In Sphingobacterium sp. lm-10, one DNA window encodes the following:
- a CDS encoding N-acetylglucosamine kinase, which yields MIVIADGGSTKTNWCLLDDSKKKIYFNTEGYNPYFVDSNYIVSSLKKGLPNDIPFQEIKEVYYYGAGVHNEEKANIVKDAIQVVFPQSQVEVGHDLLAAARALLGSEAGFAAILGTGTNSCIYDGSKITHNIDSAAYILGDEGSGSYIGKKLLTDFIRGLMPKDVAEVFFNTYKLTPDEIMDNVYTKPLANRFCASFSKFVYDNNVNLQYTRSIVDDAFEAFFSNLVSKYPDYQSYSFNCIGSVGYNFRNVLSDKAKQYGMAVGKILRSPIDDLVDYHISKG from the coding sequence ATGATTGTTATTGCTGATGGTGGTTCTACCAAGACAAACTGGTGTTTGTTGGACGATTCAAAAAAGAAAATTTACTTTAACACGGAAGGATACAACCCCTATTTCGTGGATAGTAATTACATTGTATCCTCTCTAAAAAAAGGACTTCCGAACGACATTCCTTTTCAAGAAATAAAAGAAGTGTATTACTATGGAGCAGGTGTACACAATGAGGAAAAAGCCAATATTGTGAAAGATGCTATCCAAGTGGTATTCCCACAATCTCAAGTAGAAGTTGGCCATGATCTATTGGCTGCTGCACGCGCTTTATTAGGATCTGAGGCTGGCTTTGCTGCCATATTGGGTACCGGAACCAATAGCTGCATCTATGACGGGTCGAAGATTACGCATAATATCGATTCGGCAGCGTATATTCTAGGCGACGAGGGTAGCGGAAGCTACATTGGCAAAAAACTGTTAACGGATTTCATCCGTGGTTTGATGCCAAAGGATGTCGCCGAGGTGTTCTTCAATACGTACAAACTAACACCAGATGAGATCATGGATAACGTGTACACCAAGCCGTTGGCAAATCGTTTCTGCGCTAGCTTCAGTAAATTTGTTTACGATAATAATGTAAACCTACAATATACTAGATCTATAGTAGATGATGCCTTCGAAGCTTTCTTTTCCAACCTGGTTAGTAAATATCCTGATTATCAATCGTACTCTTTTAACTGTATCGGATCTGTAGGATACAATTTCAGAAACGTACTTTCGGACAAAGCCAAACAATACGGGATGGCAGTAGGAAAGATCTTACGCTCTCCAATTGATGATTTGGTAGATTACCATATTAGCAAAGGATAA
- a CDS encoding YbaB/EbfC family nucleoid-associated protein, producing MFDKLFQAQQKAQEIKARLDNISVFGEAEGGKIKVVATANKEVKEIAIDPIYMENADREELEELLVVAVNKALVQAEQISQGEMQAATQDVLGNLGGLGDLFGKG from the coding sequence ATGTTTGATAAATTGTTTCAGGCCCAACAAAAAGCCCAAGAGATTAAAGCGCGTTTAGACAATATTTCGGTATTTGGAGAAGCAGAAGGAGGAAAGATTAAGGTGGTCGCAACAGCTAATAAGGAAGTGAAAGAAATCGCGATTGACCCTATTTATATGGAAAATGCAGACCGCGAAGAACTGGAGGAACTACTAGTCGTAGCAGTTAATAAAGCCTTAGTGCAGGCCGAACAGATTAGTCAAGGAGAGATGCAAGCTGCAACGCAGGATGTGTTAGGCAATCTAGGCGGTCTGGGAGATTTATTTGGTAAAGGATAA
- the folK gene encoding 2-amino-4-hydroxy-6-hydroxymethyldihydropteridine diphosphokinase has translation MNSTYLLLGANLGNPTQQLQAARIEIEAQIGQMMQASSLYQSDAWGIEDQPTFLNQVLFIQTTLSANELLAACQHIENKLGRVREIKWGARVIDIDILYFNHDIVEEVHLTIPHPYISERNFTLVPLVEIAPNYIHPMLNKTNFELLRQSNDTSLVHQVL, from the coding sequence ATGAATAGCACATACTTATTGTTAGGGGCAAATTTGGGAAATCCTACGCAGCAGCTACAGGCAGCTCGAATCGAAATCGAAGCACAGATTGGCCAGATGATGCAAGCTTCCAGTTTATACCAATCCGACGCATGGGGTATTGAGGATCAGCCTACATTTCTGAACCAGGTTTTGTTCATACAAACTACCTTATCGGCAAATGAACTATTAGCAGCCTGCCAGCATATTGAAAACAAATTGGGTCGTGTACGAGAGATAAAATGGGGGGCTCGTGTGATTGATATTGATATCTTGTATTTCAACCATGACATCGTGGAAGAGGTGCATTTAACAATTCCTCACCCCTATATCAGCGAAAGAAATTTTACATTAGTCCCATTGGTTGAGATCGCACCGAATTATATCCACCCTATGTTAAACAAAACAAATTTTGAATTGCTTAGGCAAAGTAATGATACATCTTTAGTTCACCAAGTTTTATGA
- a CDS encoding Hpt domain-containing protein: MNSYTYIKPEMIKTNMLGDEQMIKTFIGMYLTHCQTDFSNLSQAIDQKDLAAIASKAHHIKPTMAYIGANDLHVQFHELESSARTGVKLAVIMPIFQTLKINFHAMMQELDHFYNTLA; this comes from the coding sequence ATGAATAGTTATACCTATATCAAACCCGAGATGATCAAGACCAATATGCTGGGCGACGAGCAGATGATCAAGACTTTTATTGGGATGTATTTAACCCATTGCCAAACGGATTTCTCAAACCTTAGCCAAGCAATCGATCAGAAAGATTTGGCAGCAATCGCTTCTAAGGCACATCACATAAAGCCCACAATGGCATATATCGGAGCAAATGACCTTCATGTACAGTTTCATGAATTGGAGTCATCCGCCCGTACCGGAGTGAAGTTAGCCGTGATTATGCCAATTTTTCAAACATTGAAAATAAACTTTCATGCTATGATGCAAGAACTGGATCATTTTTATAACACCTTAGCGTAA
- a CDS encoding thymidine kinase: protein MLFSEHNFTQHRTSPIGSIEVITGSMFSGKTEELIRRLRRAQFAKLPVEIFKPEVDIRYDEQLIVSHNSNSIPSTPVAHSSAILLLSADTKVVGIDEAQFFDEELPNVCVQLANRGIRVVVAGLDMDFKAQPFGPIPALMAIAEHVTKVHAVCVRCGVPAAYSYRLNEREERVMLGEKESYEPRCRACYFSGQKI from the coding sequence ATGCTTTTCTCTGAACATAATTTCACGCAACATCGTACTTCTCCTATCGGAAGTATTGAGGTAATCACAGGCTCCATGTTTTCTGGCAAGACGGAAGAACTGATTCGTCGACTACGAAGAGCACAGTTTGCGAAGTTGCCTGTAGAGATTTTCAAGCCAGAGGTAGATATTCGCTATGATGAACAGCTCATCGTCTCGCATAATAGCAATAGCATCCCCTCCACTCCAGTGGCACATTCTTCCGCCATCCTTTTACTCAGTGCCGATACCAAAGTTGTAGGAATCGATGAAGCGCAGTTTTTTGATGAGGAGCTTCCTAATGTGTGTGTGCAATTGGCAAACCGAGGGATTCGCGTGGTAGTGGCTGGATTGGATATGGATTTCAAAGCCCAGCCATTTGGCCCTATACCCGCGTTAATGGCTATCGCAGAGCATGTAACTAAGGTGCATGCAGTTTGTGTGCGATGCGGGGTACCCGCAGCCTATTCGTATCGCTTGAATGAACGCGAGGAGCGCGTGATGCTGGGTGAAAAAGAAAGTTACGAACCCAGATGCCGTGCTTGTTATTTCTCCGGACAAAAAATATAG
- a CDS encoding metal-dependent hydrolase, protein MKVTYYGQSCVEFDFDGTKVLLDPFISHNPLAKEIDLDRIKPDYIFLSHAHEDHVADMAHIQKQSNATVAAIVETATWVKAQGVPEDKVIDFNFGGTLDLPFGKVKMVYALHTNSTPDGQYAGVAAGFVFFVGGKKIYFAGDTALTLEMKLLADLDIDWAFLPIGGHYTMDVDDALRAASFINCKNVIGVHYNTFPPISIDTEQAAATFSAQGKKLYLPLIGGEILL, encoded by the coding sequence ATGAAAGTAACTTATTACGGACAATCCTGTGTGGAATTTGATTTCGATGGTACAAAGGTTCTGCTGGATCCATTCATATCACACAACCCATTGGCCAAAGAAATCGATCTAGATCGCATTAAGCCAGACTACATTTTCCTAAGTCACGCACACGAGGATCATGTGGCAGATATGGCACATATTCAAAAGCAAAGTAATGCGACAGTAGCTGCTATTGTGGAGACCGCAACCTGGGTGAAAGCTCAAGGAGTGCCGGAGGATAAAGTTATCGATTTTAACTTTGGCGGTACGTTAGATTTGCCGTTCGGAAAAGTCAAGATGGTTTATGCATTGCATACCAACAGTACTCCAGATGGACAATACGCCGGCGTGGCTGCTGGATTCGTATTCTTCGTCGGGGGCAAAAAAATCTACTTTGCGGGCGATACCGCATTAACGTTAGAAATGAAACTATTGGCTGATTTGGATATAGACTGGGCATTCTTACCTATTGGTGGGCACTATACCATGGATGTGGACGACGCCTTGCGAGCAGCGAGTTTCATTAACTGTAAGAACGTGATCGGTGTACATTACAATACTTTTCCTCCTATTTCGATTGATACCGAACAAGCGGCTGCCACATTCAGCGCACAAGGAAAGAAGTTGTATCTACCTTTAATTGGTGGCGAAATCTTGTTGTAG
- a CDS encoding MFS transporter has protein sequence MNNKPIQTNYPALYTLITVFFFWGFIAAGNSIFIPFCKNYFSLDQFQSQLIDFAYYSAYYTGALLLFIFGTLTGKDLVGKWGYKRSIVYGLLFSALGAAAMIGAVEINLYTAMLIGLFIVALGFSLQQTAANSFAVILGDPKTGASRVNLGGGVNSLGTTIGPLIIGFALFGTFETVSDADIANLPLSKVVYLYIGVGFLFLLAAAMFYFSKKVPAGYNLEPMESANKARTTLIVMTVLLFCAFAPVFLSYKSEAALQIEALQEQWNNAIDVTSQTAISAQIDALRHPLELKRMAWLSAALVVMVGGLVFAYNRAKKKPEGWGAMQYPQLVLGMLALFLYVGIEVAIGSNLGELLTLDEFGNLQSSEITPYISMYWGSMMIGRWAGALSAFNLMTNTKKILIVIVPLIAFMLIIGVNSLAGFDMSVLYYYVICVFIQIAAFFFSKDRPIRTLVIFGSFGLIAMVVGLLTAGTVAIYAFLAGGLACSIMWGSIFSLSIVGLGKYTEQGSAFLVMMILGGGILPPIQGKLADIIGIHNSYIVPVFGFLYIILFAIMVKGFLKKQGIDMEKIEVEGSH, from the coding sequence ATGAACAACAAACCTATACAAACGAACTATCCTGCGCTGTATACTTTGATTACAGTGTTTTTTTTCTGGGGATTTATTGCTGCGGGAAACAGTATTTTTATCCCTTTTTGTAAAAACTATTTCAGTTTAGACCAGTTTCAGTCTCAACTTATTGACTTTGCTTATTACTCTGCATACTATACAGGTGCTTTATTACTCTTCATCTTTGGCACACTTACCGGAAAAGATCTGGTTGGAAAATGGGGCTACAAAAGGAGTATCGTTTATGGGTTATTGTTTTCTGCTTTGGGTGCCGCAGCGATGATTGGTGCTGTAGAGATCAATTTATATACGGCCATGTTAATTGGCCTTTTCATTGTGGCACTTGGATTCTCTTTACAACAAACAGCAGCCAATTCGTTTGCCGTGATCTTAGGCGATCCAAAAACGGGTGCCTCTCGTGTTAACCTTGGTGGTGGTGTCAATTCATTAGGAACGACAATCGGCCCGCTAATCATTGGATTTGCCTTATTCGGCACCTTTGAAACAGTTTCTGATGCAGATATTGCTAACCTACCATTGAGTAAGGTAGTGTATCTATATATCGGCGTGGGCTTCTTATTTCTATTGGCCGCAGCCATGTTTTATTTCTCTAAAAAAGTACCCGCAGGCTACAATCTAGAACCTATGGAGTCTGCTAATAAAGCCAGAACGACACTTATCGTTATGACGGTTTTGTTGTTTTGCGCTTTCGCCCCTGTATTTTTAAGCTATAAAAGCGAGGCAGCACTGCAGATTGAAGCTTTACAGGAACAATGGAACAATGCGATTGATGTAACGTCTCAAACCGCTATTTCTGCCCAAATAGATGCTTTAAGACACCCTCTTGAATTGAAACGCATGGCTTGGTTATCTGCTGCGTTGGTAGTGATGGTCGGCGGATTGGTATTTGCGTATAATCGTGCGAAGAAGAAACCGGAAGGATGGGGTGCCATGCAATACCCCCAATTGGTATTAGGTATGCTAGCCTTATTTCTTTACGTAGGTATCGAGGTGGCTATCGGCAGTAACTTAGGAGAATTATTAACGCTGGATGAATTTGGAAATCTACAATCGTCAGAAATCACACCATATATCTCGATGTACTGGGGTAGTATGATGATCGGACGTTGGGCTGGTGCATTAAGTGCATTTAATCTGATGACAAATACCAAAAAGATTCTGATCGTGATTGTACCATTAATTGCATTTATGCTAATTATCGGTGTAAACAGTCTTGCAGGCTTTGATATGTCGGTATTATATTATTATGTAATCTGTGTTTTCATTCAGATTGCGGCATTCTTCTTTAGTAAAGATCGCCCTATCCGTACTTTAGTAATTTTCGGATCTTTCGGTTTGATTGCCATGGTTGTTGGCTTGCTTACCGCAGGAACGGTAGCTATCTATGCGTTTTTAGCAGGTGGTCTAGCTTGTTCTATCATGTGGGGTTCTATCTTCAGCCTTTCTATCGTTGGCCTTGGAAAATACACAGAACAAGGCTCTGCATTCTTAGTGATGATGATCTTGGGTGGTGGTATCTTGCCTCCTATCCAAGGAAAGCTTGCGGATATCATTGGTATCCACAATTCTTATATCGTGCCAGTATTCGGATTCTTATATATCATACTATTTGCTATTATGGTAAAAGGCTTCTTGAAAAAACAAGGTATAGATATGGAAAAAATAGAAGTAGAAGGCAGTCATTAA
- a CDS encoding ABC transporter substrate-binding protein — protein sequence MERESEYQKLLQTLKVTDTSAYERLVEEVDIVYHKLKFIPMESRPRVALVSNIRDLSQDFSLLTKEALEIAGGSWQASLHISEADKIIVVQQNELLYADLPVVLEEDSLAQSPAIINNELYIIQQDVFENASANAFLKQVEIFAEIIQAKYFVYGHDGQDWVQFDLR from the coding sequence ATGGAGAGAGAAAGCGAATACCAAAAATTACTACAGACATTAAAAGTGACAGACACCTCTGCTTATGAACGGTTGGTGGAAGAAGTAGACATTGTCTATCACAAGCTTAAGTTTATTCCGATGGAGTCGCGCCCGCGTGTGGCATTGGTGAGTAATATTCGGGATCTTTCACAGGATTTTAGTCTATTGACTAAGGAAGCATTAGAAATTGCAGGCGGTAGCTGGCAAGCCAGTCTCCACATTAGTGAGGCCGACAAAATTATCGTGGTTCAGCAAAACGAATTGTTGTACGCCGATCTACCGGTGGTATTGGAAGAAGATTCCCTTGCACAATCTCCCGCAATCATTAACAACGAACTCTACATTATACAACAGGATGTATTTGAAAATGCTTCTGCGAATGCTTTTTTGAAGCAAGTAGAGATATTTGCAGAGATCATACAGGCCAAATACTTTGTTTATGGGCACGATGGCCAGGATTGGGTGCAGTTTGATCTCCGCTAA
- the sppA gene encoding signal peptide peptidase SppA, translating into MKQFFKYVLATVVGVIISSILVVIVFVGIITAMVSSLGSGGEPTVSANSVLHVTLDHQITEKTVPSPFEDINIPGSPDTRSIGLNDIVSRIKAAKTDSNIKGIYLNVSTVNAGFATLRAIRNALIDFKESGKFIVSYSDVMTQKAYYVSSVANEIYISPVGSVDFRGLSSSVMFMKDALDKLGVEMQVVKVGTYKSAVEPFILNEMSAANRLQVNAYLNSLYDSFVSDIATSRSLDEQAVRQVANDYLIQFPEDAVKQQFVDSLLYRDQLLAKLKEKVGIDQKKDLSSISLLEYRKSADAGSSAGSGRIAVLYAFGDIVDGNTSGAEQIGGESLSRELRKLREDDKVKAIVLRVNSPGGSALASDLIWREVSLAKQAKPVIVSMGDYAASGGYYISAAADSIFADAGTLTGSIGVFGLIPNLQNLFNNKLGLHFDVVKTGPYADVNVDRPMTSEERTIIQGGVNRIYQQFMQRVADGRGLTVAQVDSIGQGRVWTGTQAIELGLVDRLGTLDDAIKSAAKMAKLENYKVSEYPRTKDPFESIFSSSKEKVKMWLLKDELGEHVRYVNDLKRVMQNTGIQARIPYEIEIY; encoded by the coding sequence ATGAAGCAATTTTTTAAGTATGTACTCGCCACGGTAGTTGGTGTTATTATTTCGTCCATTCTAGTGGTGATTGTATTTGTGGGCATTATTACAGCCATGGTATCTTCATTAGGTTCTGGCGGCGAACCTACGGTTTCTGCCAACTCGGTGTTGCACGTTACATTGGATCATCAGATTACGGAAAAAACAGTGCCTTCTCCTTTTGAGGATATCAATATCCCCGGTAGTCCAGATACGCGCTCCATAGGCTTGAACGATATCGTGTCACGTATTAAAGCCGCTAAAACAGATAGTAACATCAAAGGTATTTACCTCAACGTGTCTACCGTCAATGCTGGTTTCGCAACCTTACGTGCCATACGCAATGCCTTGATAGACTTCAAAGAGTCGGGCAAGTTTATAGTTTCTTATAGTGACGTGATGACGCAAAAGGCTTACTATGTATCTTCTGTGGCCAACGAAATCTATATTAGCCCAGTTGGTTCCGTCGATTTTCGAGGTTTATCCAGCTCGGTGATGTTTATGAAAGATGCATTGGACAAATTGGGCGTAGAAATGCAGGTGGTGAAAGTAGGTACCTATAAAAGTGCCGTCGAACCGTTTATCCTTAATGAAATGAGTGCGGCCAATCGCTTGCAAGTGAATGCATACCTAAATAGCCTGTACGACAGCTTCGTAAGCGATATCGCTACATCACGCTCTTTGGACGAGCAAGCGGTTCGCCAAGTGGCCAACGATTACTTGATCCAATTCCCTGAAGATGCCGTAAAACAACAGTTTGTAGATAGTCTACTTTATCGCGATCAATTGTTAGCCAAACTAAAGGAAAAAGTGGGTATAGACCAAAAGAAAGATTTATCCTCTATTTCTTTACTCGAATATCGTAAATCGGCTGACGCAGGTAGTTCTGCTGGATCTGGCCGTATCGCGGTATTATACGCTTTTGGAGATATTGTGGATGGTAATACGTCAGGTGCTGAACAAATTGGTGGGGAGTCTTTATCTCGTGAATTGCGTAAGCTTCGGGAAGATGATAAGGTAAAAGCGATTGTCTTACGCGTTAATTCTCCAGGAGGATCCGCTTTGGCGTCTGATTTAATCTGGCGCGAAGTGAGCCTAGCTAAGCAGGCGAAACCTGTCATTGTATCCATGGGTGATTATGCCGCTTCAGGAGGTTATTATATTTCTGCGGCAGCAGATTCTATTTTTGCTGATGCAGGTACCCTTACGGGCTCTATCGGGGTATTTGGATTGATCCCTAACTTACAAAACCTATTCAACAACAAACTAGGTTTGCATTTTGATGTCGTAAAAACCGGCCCTTACGCAGATGTGAATGTGGATCGTCCGATGACTTCGGAAGAAAGAACAATTATTCAAGGCGGTGTGAATCGTATTTACCAACAATTTATGCAGCGCGTGGCGGATGGTCGTGGACTGACGGTAGCGCAAGTGGATAGTATTGGACAAGGGCGTGTATGGACAGGCACACAGGCTATCGAATTAGGTTTAGTGGATCGCTTAGGAACCTTGGATGACGCCATCAAAAGCGCAGCAAAAATGGCTAAACTAGAAAATTACAAAGTATCAGAATACCCACGCACAAAAGATCCATTCGAATCGATATTCAGCAGCTCTAAAGAAAAGGTGAAAATGTGGTTATTGAAGGATGAATTAGGGGAGCACGTACGCTACGTAAATGATTTGAAACGTGTGATGCAAAATACGGGCATACAGGCTCGTATTCCTTACGAAATAGAAATATATTAA
- the rho gene encoding transcription termination factor Rho: protein MEIKELNTKLVSELREIAKVLGIPDTEKLRKQELIDRISGIAANSKESATEQEEEVEESVETDAAPRQRKRTRTIGVAEPVPVGRRSADDTLVAERERPVVSERTTETSTTPTVEQPASKPAAATATDFDNVIVNEGVLEIMPDGYGFLRSSDYNYLTSPDDIYVSQSQIKLFGLKTGDNIRGSIRPPKEGEKYFPLVRVESINGQNPAEIRDRVPFDYLTPLFPDEKLNLDLGVGNYSTRIMDLFTPIGKGQRGLIVAQPKTGKTNLLKEVANAIAKNHPEVYLIILLIDERPEEVTDMARSVRAEVISSTFDEPADRHVKIANIVLEKAKRMVECGHDVVILLDSITRLARAYNTVAPASGKILSGGVDANALHKPKRFFGAARNIEDGGSLTILATALTDTGSKMDEVIFEEFKGTGNMELQLDRKLSNKRIFPAIDLTASSTRRDDLLVDREQLQRLWVLRNHLADMNPQESMEFLLSQMRGTKSNEEFLISMNS, encoded by the coding sequence ATGGAGATCAAAGAATTGAATACTAAGCTCGTGTCTGAATTGCGCGAGATAGCTAAAGTATTGGGGATCCCTGATACAGAAAAACTAAGAAAACAAGAGTTGATTGATCGCATTTCTGGCATTGCTGCAAACTCCAAAGAGAGTGCAACAGAGCAGGAAGAGGAAGTGGAAGAGTCTGTTGAAACAGATGCTGCACCTCGTCAGCGTAAACGCACACGTACCATTGGTGTGGCGGAGCCGGTACCTGTAGGTCGCCGTTCGGCGGATGATACACTAGTTGCTGAGCGGGAAAGACCTGTTGTATCCGAAAGGACTACTGAAACTTCAACAACCCCTACAGTAGAACAGCCTGCTAGCAAACCTGCTGCAGCAACAGCTACCGATTTTGATAATGTTATTGTAAATGAAGGTGTTTTGGAAATTATGCCTGATGGCTATGGCTTCCTTCGTTCTTCTGATTATAATTATTTAACATCTCCAGACGATATCTACGTATCGCAATCGCAAATCAAGCTTTTTGGCTTGAAGACTGGAGATAATATTCGTGGATCTATCCGTCCACCAAAAGAAGGCGAAAAGTATTTCCCTTTGGTGCGGGTAGAATCTATTAATGGACAAAATCCAGCAGAAATTCGTGATCGTGTTCCTTTCGATTATTTAACGCCTTTATTTCCAGACGAGAAATTGAACCTAGACCTTGGTGTAGGCAATTACTCTACACGGATTATGGATCTTTTTACACCGATTGGTAAGGGACAACGTGGCTTGATCGTTGCACAACCTAAGACGGGTAAAACCAACCTCTTAAAAGAAGTGGCTAATGCCATCGCGAAGAATCACCCTGAAGTTTATCTCATCATTTTATTGATTGATGAGCGTCCGGAAGAGGTGACTGATATGGCGAGAAGTGTACGCGCGGAGGTAATTTCTTCCACATTCGATGAGCCTGCTGATCGCCACGTTAAAATTGCTAATATCGTGTTGGAGAAAGCAAAGCGCATGGTGGAATGTGGTCATGATGTCGTGATTTTGTTAGATTCCATTACCCGTTTGGCGCGTGCGTACAACACAGTTGCTCCTGCATCAGGTAAGATCTTATCTGGTGGTGTTGATGCAAATGCTTTGCACAAACCAAAAAGATTCTTTGGTGCAGCGCGTAACATAGAAGATGGTGGATCTTTGACCATTCTCGCAACAGCGCTGACCGATACAGGATCGAAGATGGATGAAGTGATCTTTGAAGAATTTAAAGGTACAGGTAACATGGAGTTGCAGCTTGATCGCAAGCTTTCCAACAAGCGTATCTTCCCTGCTATTGATTTAACAGCATCTAGTACGCGTCGCGATGATCTATTGGTAGATCGTGAGCAACTACAAAGACTATGGGTATTGAGAAACCATTTGGCAGATATGAATCCTCAGGAATCAATGGAATTCTTATTGAGTCAAATGCGCGGTACCAAGTCCAATGAAGAGTTTTTAATTAGCATGAATAGCTAA
- a CDS encoding CDP-alcohol phosphatidyltransferase family protein, with protein sequence MKRFIPNTITTLNLLTGCVGVSFAYQGRFDWVLYCLIACGVFDFLDGTAARLLQVRSEIGKELDSLADVISFGFLPGTILFMMLQETTTSAFLPYAGYLVTAFSALRLAKFNVDTRQTTDFIGVNTPMNSFVIISLPFIAAHFPVLFSQSYPLIAIIACSSYLLISEIKLFSMKVSNLSWESNRYKYLFLLISVIFLAIFQYLAMPLILLAYIVFSSLHFSEAGAKN encoded by the coding sequence ATGAAACGATTTATTCCAAATACCATTACCACACTCAACTTATTGACCGGGTGCGTTGGGGTTTCCTTTGCGTATCAAGGAAGGTTTGATTGGGTATTGTATTGTTTAATTGCTTGTGGGGTATTCGATTTCTTAGACGGTACTGCCGCTCGCTTATTACAGGTTCGGTCTGAGATTGGTAAAGAGCTAGACTCCCTGGCCGATGTCATCAGTTTCGGCTTCTTGCCCGGTACGATTCTCTTTATGATGCTGCAGGAAACTACCACTTCTGCTTTTCTACCTTATGCAGGTTATTTGGTAACGGCCTTCTCCGCACTGCGATTAGCTAAGTTTAATGTGGATACACGTCAGACTACCGATTTTATCGGTGTGAATACGCCTATGAATAGTTTTGTGATTATCTCTTTGCCATTTATTGCAGCGCATTTCCCAGTACTCTTTTCCCAAAGCTACCCACTAATTGCGATCATTGCTTGCAGTTCTTACCTGTTGATCTCAGAAATCAAACTGTTTTCTATGAAAGTAAGTAACCTCTCCTGGGAGAGCAATCGTTATAAGTACCTCTTCTTACTAATTAGTGTCATATTCCTTGCGATCTTCCAATATCTGGCTATGCCACTTATTCTACTCGCTTACATTGTCTTTTCCAGTTTGCATTTCTCCGAAGCAGGCGCTAAGAATTGA